In one Candidatus Omnitrophota bacterium genomic region, the following are encoded:
- a CDS encoding LemA family protein encodes MNRKLIILAVFLLFIIIGFGGIYNGIISKNENVKTKWAQVESQLRRRGDLIGNLVNSVRGYATHENTLLEDITKARSQWQDAGSIEDKIKGSAQVDTMLSRLMVVVENYPNLKANEPFLKLMDELAGTENRIAVERMRYNEAVRDYNIIVRRFPSNLIARMFGYEEAAAYIEAGRVERAAPVVKF; translated from the coding sequence ATGAATAGAAAATTGATTATTTTGGCGGTGTTTCTTCTTTTTATCATAATTGGATTCGGCGGTATTTACAACGGCATCATCTCCAAGAATGAGAATGTGAAGACAAAATGGGCGCAGGTCGAGAGCCAGCTAAGGCGCAGAGGCGACCTTATCGGCAATCTGGTAAACTCCGTCAGAGGTTACGCAACGCACGAAAATACTCTGCTTGAAGACATTACAAAGGCCAGGAGCCAATGGCAGGATGCCGGGTCTATCGAGGACAAGATAAAAGGCAGCGCTCAGGTCGATACTATGCTATCGAGACTTATGGTGGTTGTGGAAAATTACCCGAACCTGAAAGCGAACGAGCCGTTCCTGAAACTTATGGACGAGCTTGCAGGCACCGAGAACCGTATTGCAGTCGAAAGGATGCGTTATAACGAGGCGGTCAGGGATTACAACATCATAGTGAGGCGCTTCCCATCTAATCTGATCGCGCGCATGTTTGGGTATGAGGAGGCTGCAGCCTACATAGAAGCAGGGCGGGTTGAAAGGGCCGCGCCTGTAGTTAAATTCTAA
- a CDS encoding DUF1844 domain-containing protein, whose amino-acid sequence MADVKDNGAGKREIPQAGFGIFLSGLAMEAFIALGDIENPFTKKKDANLDHAKFIIDTLGMLKEKTKNNLSKEEEEALDTFLCDLRLKYVNKTQALPKG is encoded by the coding sequence ATGGCTGATGTAAAGGATAACGGAGCTGGAAAAAGGGAGATCCCGCAAGCTGGGTTTGGCATATTCCTGTCAGGGCTTGCCATGGAAGCGTTTATCGCTCTGGGCGATATAGAAAATCCCTTTACAAAGAAGAAAGATGCGAACCTGGATCATGCGAAATTTATCATAGACACGCTCGGGATGCTGAAGGAGAAGACTAAGAATAACCTGTCGAAGGAAGAAGAAGAGGCCCTCGATACGTTCCTGTGCGACCTGCGGTTGAAGTACGTCAATAAAACACAAGCCCTGCCGAAAGGCTGA
- a CDS encoding pitrilysin family protein: MEVILRKHPYLLINLAAVIICILSPVETLAVPGNIDLPSEAVSKKILENGLTVLSVHVPAEKLAAIHATISAGSSSEDEYMGSGITHFVEHMVFKGTGKRGVGDIEKEIKSYGGIVNGSTSQDLTDYYIVVPAKYLKEALAILKDMLLNASFDKVEFEKEKEVILNEIKLNSDEPQSRLMKLLDETAYIAHPYKYPPIGYEKNFTALKREDLFKYYNRKYVPNRMVVTVVSGIDRESVIRVVEDDFRDFRAPNYGAPDIHAIEPAQIAARDAVEELPANLAYLAIGFHSTSVLDKDLFAMDVLSMVLGRGNNSRLNNEIVKNMRLAHSVSCWNYTPRDPGLFVINAILDKESLAPAKDAILKEVKKIRTVDIGDEELEAAKRMVLSDYIFSLEAVDARARDISSGYILTGSYDFSAKYVDGIQSVTVEDVKKAADIYLTETNMTVVRLVPKGYKEDMRESAPQAVIIGTIGKTVMTNGLRILTREDRSLPVVSITLAMMGGLTVEKENKCGLSRFVSEMLLKGTSKRKEEDIAGAIESLGGRIAAFSGFNSFGLNIEVLKPDTGKALDILKDIMTDSIFPQDQIDKEKELTLAAIKAEDDDIFRKGSDILRKELFGKSPYGFRRLGTSQTISSISRDDLLEFYKRYCVAGNMVISISGDMAPTEMADRVKRLFGDVRTAKTDIAAVMPQTLRADKKADVEMDRQESLIMIGFITTDIKNTDKYALSVLGSVLSGSSGRLFSNLRGKLSLAYALGCAQKQTLDTGYFVLYAATSKNQIGDARKALALEMADINTKGPDEVEVDFAKRELLTKFDLETQANSFYSYTATLDELYGLGYDNVYKYKERIEEVTKEDVKRVANRYFNRKAHAEVVISSKGIR; the protein is encoded by the coding sequence GTGGAAGTCATTTTAAGAAAACATCCTTATCTCTTAATCAACCTTGCAGCAGTTATTATTTGTATTCTTTCACCGGTTGAAACACTCGCCGTACCGGGAAATATCGATCTTCCAAGTGAGGCCGTCTCTAAAAAAATTTTGGAGAACGGCCTCACTGTTTTATCCGTACATGTTCCTGCCGAAAAGCTTGCGGCTATCCATGCCACGATATCTGCCGGCTCGAGTTCGGAAGATGAGTACATGGGGTCCGGGATAACTCATTTCGTGGAGCATATGGTCTTCAAAGGAACCGGGAAGCGCGGTGTAGGCGATATCGAAAAAGAGATCAAATCCTACGGCGGGATAGTAAACGGCTCCACTTCTCAAGATCTTACCGATTATTACATAGTCGTCCCTGCGAAATACCTGAAAGAGGCGCTTGCCATATTGAAAGATATGCTATTGAACGCATCCTTCGATAAGGTGGAGTTTGAAAAAGAGAAGGAAGTCATACTTAACGAGATAAAGCTGAACTCGGATGAACCGCAGAGCCGTCTCATGAAATTGCTGGACGAGACAGCATATATTGCCCACCCGTATAAATATCCTCCAATAGGGTATGAGAAGAATTTTACCGCGCTTAAGAGGGAAGACCTCTTCAAATATTATAACAGGAAATATGTCCCCAACAGGATGGTCGTCACCGTTGTAAGCGGGATCGATAGAGAATCTGTTATCCGGGTTGTTGAAGATGATTTCAGGGATTTCAGAGCACCCAATTACGGGGCGCCGGATATCCACGCCATCGAGCCTGCGCAGATCGCTGCAAGGGACGCCGTAGAAGAGCTGCCCGCAAACCTCGCCTACCTGGCGATCGGGTTCCATTCAACGAGCGTACTGGATAAGGACCTTTTTGCGATGGACGTATTGTCGATGGTCCTTGGGAGAGGCAATAATTCCAGGCTGAATAACGAGATCGTAAAAAATATGAGGCTCGCCCACTCTGTCTCGTGCTGGAACTACACCCCTAGAGATCCCGGCCTGTTCGTCATCAACGCGATATTGGATAAAGAGAGCCTTGCCCCTGCGAAAGACGCGATCCTGAAAGAGGTAAAAAAAATACGAACCGTCGATATCGGTGATGAGGAGCTTGAGGCGGCGAAAAGGATGGTACTGAGCGATTATATATTTTCGCTCGAGGCCGTCGACGCGCGGGCAAGAGACATCTCGTCCGGTTATATACTTACAGGCTCTTATGATTTCTCCGCGAAGTACGTCGACGGCATTCAGTCGGTAACCGTGGAAGATGTTAAGAAGGCCGCGGACATATATTTAACCGAAACGAATATGACGGTTGTAAGGCTCGTCCCAAAAGGATATAAAGAAGATATGCGAGAAAGCGCACCGCAAGCCGTTATTATCGGCACTATAGGCAAGACTGTCATGACTAACGGATTGCGTATCCTGACAAGGGAAGACAGATCCCTGCCCGTGGTCTCGATAACGCTGGCCATGATGGGAGGGCTGACAGTCGAGAAAGAAAATAAGTGCGGTTTATCAAGGTTCGTTTCCGAGATGCTGTTAAAAGGGACCTCAAAGAGGAAAGAAGAGGATATTGCCGGGGCTATAGAATCCCTCGGCGGTAGGATAGCCGCATTCAGCGGTTTTAACAGTTTCGGTCTTAATATAGAGGTGTTAAAACCCGACACCGGCAAGGCCCTTGATATCTTGAAAGATATCATGACCGATTCCATATTCCCACAGGACCAGATCGATAAAGAGAAAGAATTGACGCTGGCCGCGATAAAGGCAGAAGACGATGATATCTTCCGGAAAGGATCCGACATTTTAAGAAAAGAGCTTTTCGGTAAGTCGCCTTACGGCTTCAGGCGGCTCGGTACTAGTCAGACGATAAGCTCTATAAGCCGCGATGACCTCTTAGAATTTTATAAAAGGTATTGTGTGGCTGGTAACATGGTGATTTCGATATCAGGAGATATGGCGCCCACGGAGATGGCCGATAGGGTGAAGCGTCTATTTGGAGATGTAAGAACGGCCAAAACTGATATTGCCGCCGTTATGCCGCAGACTTTACGCGCAGATAAGAAAGCAGACGTAGAGATGGATCGGCAGGAAAGCCTTATAATGATCGGGTTCATCACAACGGATATAAAGAACACAGATAAATACGCGTTAAGCGTCCTGGGTTCTGTATTATCCGGAAGTTCAGGAAGGTTGTTCAGCAACCTTAGGGGCAAACTTTCCCTGGCGTATGCACTTGGATGCGCTCAAAAACAGACTCTTGATACAGGCTATTTTGTCCTTTATGCCGCAACATCCAAAAATCAAATCGGGGATGCCCGCAAGGCTTTGGCTCTCGAGATGGCCGATATCAACACGAAGGGCCCGGACGAGGTAGAAGTTGACTTTGCAAAAAGGGAATTGCTGACAAAATTCGACCTCGAAACGCAGGCCAATAGCTTCTATTCTTATACCGCAACGTTGGACGAGCTCTACGGCCTGGGATACGATAATGTTTATAAATACAAAGAGAGAATAGAGGAAGTCACCAAAGAGGATGTAAAGCGTGTCGCAAATAGATATTTCAATAGAAAAGCGCATGCCGAAGTCGTGATATCTTCAAAAGGAATAAGATGA
- a CDS encoding NYN domain-containing protein, which translates to MPILIDGWNLIRNRRSDIRDDDDGSLDSVITLIAYLEDFQVTHNDPIIVVFDSSREFLDIDHRNSPKLKIMPAKNADNYIKKYLDKVPEKQRRNVRVVSSDNEIYFYARSSYATPVKCEDFWVKLKAGYERL; encoded by the coding sequence ATGCCGATACTTATAGACGGATGGAACCTTATACGGAACAGGCGTTCCGACATACGGGATGATGACGATGGCTCGCTCGATTCAGTGATAACCCTGATAGCGTATCTTGAAGATTTTCAGGTTACGCATAACGACCCGATAATCGTCGTATTTGACAGCTCGCGGGAATTTTTGGATATCGACCACAGGAACAGCCCTAAGTTAAAAATAATGCCGGCGAAGAACGCGGACAACTATATAAAAAAATACCTGGACAAGGTCCCTGAAAAACAGCGAAGGAATGTGAGAGTCGTCTCTTCGGATAATGAGATATATTTTTACGCTAGGAGTTCATATGCTACACCTGTGAAATGCGAGGATTTTTGGGTAAAACTTAAAGCGGGATATGAGAGGCTGTGA
- the aroQ gene encoding type II 3-dehydroquinate dehydratase, with amino-acid sequence MRKILVIHGPNLNLLGKREVNIYGEVTIDEINACLKKTAKVKKVELEIIQSNHEGEIVESIGKAKGRFDAILINPAAYTHTSVAIRDAISAVDIPTVEVHLSNIYAREEFRHTSLIAPVAKGQVSGFGMMSYCLGLEALVDLIGK; translated from the coding sequence ATGCGCAAAATACTGGTCATACACGGCCCAAATCTAAACCTTCTAGGTAAGAGGGAAGTAAATATATACGGCGAAGTCACCATTGACGAGATCAACGCCTGTCTTAAGAAAACCGCAAAAGTGAAAAAGGTGGAATTGGAGATAATCCAGTCGAACCACGAAGGCGAGATCGTCGAGTCCATAGGCAAGGCTAAGGGCCGCTTCGATGCGATACTCATAAACCCTGCGGCATACACGCACACGAGCGTAGCCATAAGGGACGCCATAAGCGCAGTCGATATTCCGACGGTTGAGGTCCATCTTTCCAATATTTACGCAAGGGAAGAGTTCAGGCATACCTCCCTTATAGCGCCTGTGGCAAAGGGCCAGGTCTCTGGTTTTGGGATGATGAGCTACTGCCTGGGGTTGGAAGCATTGGTCGACCTGATAGGTAAGTGA
- a CDS encoding lysylphosphatidylglycerol synthase transmembrane domain-containing protein, producing MKTKIISFLRVFVSIALIFILLYIMRDKYGEILDVLKGTDPKLFSIAVGMFIAAISLGSYRFKLIIEAQGDMSIKFKEAFSLTFIGYFFNNFLPTSVGGDVVKAYYLSRKFSRKMESYTSVFVDRVIGLFTMIFMASLALLFVQNHIIDNTVRSMIYAITAVSVLAIIFMTNKKFAKNFSVLLRLFKPIEGKLRKAYDSVHKYKYHMKLIWQSLVISIISQILFFASIGILAFAIGSSLPAMDILLRMPIISAMSLLPSINGLGLREGSTVVLFGPIIGKENSFAVSVLWLLILLIMSLVGGIIYAFSPQFKFRLQEISRQNQGEHYAQNTGHTRPKSKPSR from the coding sequence ATGAAGACTAAGATCATAAGTTTCTTACGGGTCTTCGTCAGCATCGCTCTTATATTTATATTATTGTATATAATGAGGGATAAGTACGGCGAGATCTTAGATGTATTGAAAGGGACTGATCCGAAGCTTTTTTCTATAGCCGTAGGGATGTTCATCGCGGCCATATCGCTCGGGTCGTACAGGTTCAAACTGATCATCGAGGCGCAAGGCGACATGTCGATAAAGTTCAAAGAAGCCTTTTCCCTGACCTTCATTGGCTATTTCTTCAATAATTTTCTCCCGACATCCGTAGGAGGCGATGTAGTCAAGGCCTACTACCTGTCGAGAAAGTTCTCCAGGAAGATGGAGTCATATACGTCCGTCTTCGTCGACCGGGTGATCGGGTTGTTCACGATGATCTTCATGGCCTCTCTTGCGCTCCTGTTCGTCCAGAACCATATCATAGACAATACCGTCAGGTCGATGATATACGCCATCACAGCGGTTTCCGTCCTTGCCATAATCTTCATGACCAACAAAAAATTCGCCAAGAATTTTTCCGTTTTGCTGCGCCTTTTTAAACCGATCGAGGGCAAGCTGAGGAAGGCATACGATTCCGTCCATAAATATAAATATCACATGAAACTGATCTGGCAGTCTCTCGTCATATCGATCATAAGCCAGATCCTTTTTTTCGCGAGCATCGGGATCCTGGCCTTCGCTATCGGTTCGTCGCTGCCGGCCATGGACATCCTGCTCAGGATGCCTATAATAAGCGCAATGAGCCTTTTACCCTCGATAAACGGTCTCGGCCTGAGGGAAGGGTCTACAGTCGTACTGTTTGGGCCTATCATAGGCAAGGAGAACTCGTTCGCGGTAAGCGTATTATGGCTTTTGATCCTTCTTATAATGAGCCTGGTCGGCGGTATCATATACGCTTTCAGCCCGCAATTCAAGTTCCGTTTACAGGAAATAAGCCGCCAAAATCAAGGAGAGCATTATGCGCAAAATACTGGTCATACACGGCCCAAATCTAAACCTTCTAGGTAA
- a CDS encoding Xaa-Pro peptidase family protein translates to MLKLNPAGRLASLEAEMKARKLDSFLVTNETNVSYLSGFLGGDSIILATREKDFFLTDSRYIEEARSGVRGFDIELVKLSTYKTLQSIISKNRLKKIGFESMSLPYEVSGRLKDLAPGATFVPIRDLVEGIRSVKDRQEVALIRDSIKLAKAVLERTISCVVPGVTEASLAKKIELEFITHGAEAGFKPIVASGANASKPHAQPGENVIKTNSFAMIDIGCTLRRYNSDITRMVVLGKVSNRFKRIYDVVREAQDKGIAAIKPGERLSKIDKAARNHINAKGFGKHFGHSLGHGVGMEVHESPNVSALSEGIAREGMVFTVEPAIYITGFGGVRIEDMVLVTKNGCEVLTK, encoded by the coding sequence ATGTTAAAACTAAATCCTGCCGGAAGGCTCGCTTCTCTTGAAGCGGAGATGAAGGCAAGAAAATTAGATTCGTTTCTTGTCACCAATGAGACCAACGTATCTTACTTGAGCGGTTTCTTAGGCGGCGATTCTATTATACTGGCTACGCGGGAGAAGGATTTTTTCCTGACGGACTCCAGGTATATTGAAGAGGCCAGATCCGGGGTACGGGGATTCGATATAGAGCTTGTCAAGCTGTCCACTTATAAGACGCTCCAGTCGATCATCTCAAAGAACCGATTGAAGAAGATAGGCTTTGAGTCGATGAGCCTGCCTTATGAAGTGTCCGGCCGCTTGAAAGACCTGGCGCCCGGAGCGACGTTCGTGCCCATCAGGGACCTTGTGGAGGGGATCAGGTCCGTAAAAGACCGCCAGGAGGTAGCGCTTATACGGGACTCTATAAAGCTTGCAAAAGCCGTCCTGGAAAGAACGATATCTTGCGTTGTGCCCGGTGTCACGGAAGCTTCCCTGGCGAAAAAGATAGAGCTTGAATTTATTACGCATGGCGCGGAGGCGGGCTTTAAACCTATAGTAGCGTCAGGCGCAAACGCGTCGAAACCGCATGCGCAGCCGGGTGAAAATGTCATTAAGACAAACAGTTTCGCGATGATCGATATTGGCTGCACCTTAAGACGCTACAATTCTGACATCACGAGGATGGTAGTATTGGGCAAAGTCTCGAATAGATTTAAAAGGATATACGATGTGGTTCGTGAAGCGCAGGATAAGGGCATTGCGGCAATAAAGCCGGGTGAGCGCCTGTCCAAAATTGATAAAGCAGCAAGGAACCATATAAATGCGAAGGGTTTTGGAAAGCATTTCGGCCATTCGCTGGGCCATGGGGTAGGCATGGAGGTCCACGAAAGCCCCAATGTTTCAGCGTTGAGCGAAGGGATAGCCCGGGAGGGCATGGTCTTTACCGTCGAACCCGCGATATATATAACGGGTTTCGGAGGCGTCAGGATCGAGGACATGGTACTGGTTACGAAGAATGGATGCGAAGTATTAACAAAATGA
- the rpsU gene encoding 30S ribosomal protein S21: protein MPKINVGENEPLEKALRRFKKKIEIEGILKTLKARKHYEKPSERKRRKRKMGWKSF, encoded by the coding sequence ATGCCGAAAATCAACGTTGGCGAGAATGAACCGTTGGAGAAGGCGCTAAGACGTTTTAAGAAAAAAATTGAGATTGAAGGAATACTAAAAACGCTTAAGGCGAGAAAGCATTACGAAAAACCGAGCGAACGGAAACGCCGCAAAAGAAAAATGGGGTGGAAGTCATTTTAA
- the amrB gene encoding AmmeMemoRadiSam system protein B translates to MKREPVVAGQFYSGSKDSLLKEMKGLIGKGGATRTDAIGIVSPHAGYMYSGHVAGSVFSSITQKAAYIIMGPNHTGMGAPFGITTAESWKTPLGDVKVDGALAEGIKENCGLVEFDDISHASEHSIEVQLPFIQYMQKDFRFVPIVIASASVDIYRRIGKAIANSIKGLNMENDTMIVASSDMTHYESADSARKKDDAAIKAVLALDEDKLMNRISELDITMCGCAPTAIMLAAAKELGANTARLVEYANSGDATGDYSSVVGYAGIVVYKNNSGKGA, encoded by the coding sequence ATGAAAAGAGAACCTGTGGTGGCCGGGCAGTTCTACTCCGGTTCAAAGGATTCGCTGCTGAAAGAGATGAAGGGCCTCATCGGCAAAGGCGGCGCGACAAGAACGGACGCTATAGGAATAGTATCGCCTCATGCGGGATATATGTATTCAGGACATGTCGCGGGAAGCGTCTTCTCGTCGATAACTCAAAAGGCCGCGTATATTATTATGGGGCCGAACCACACAGGGATGGGCGCGCCGTTTGGTATTACGACAGCTGAATCGTGGAAGACGCCCCTCGGGGACGTCAAAGTGGACGGCGCCCTGGCGGAGGGCATTAAGGAAAATTGCGGATTGGTCGAATTCGACGACATCTCACATGCGTCTGAGCATTCCATAGAAGTCCAACTCCCCTTTATCCAGTATATGCAAAAAGATTTCCGTTTCGTCCCGATCGTCATAGCATCGGCCTCAGTAGATATCTACCGCAGGATCGGCAAGGCAATCGCCAATTCGATCAAAGGCCTTAATATGGAAAATGATACGATGATAGTAGCGTCGAGCGACATGACGCATTACGAAAGCGCCGACTCGGCAAGGAAGAAAGACGATGCGGCCATCAAAGCCGTTCTGGCGCTCGACGAGGATAAGTTGATGAACAGGATCTCGGAACTTGACATCACCATGTGCGGATGCGCCCCGACGGCAATAATGCTCGCGGCGGCCAAAGAGCTCGGCGCTAATACGGCGCGGCTTGTGGAGTACGCTAACAGCGGGGATGCCACCGGAGATTACTCGTCCGTAGTAGGTTATGCCGGCATCGTCGTATATAAAAATAATTCCGGGAAAGGCGCGTGA
- a CDS encoding patatin-like phospholipase family protein, translated as MFDIFRKEKKVILVLGGGSARGVAHIGVLKVLAREKIQISRIVGTSMGALIGAGYATGITPQEMEKKAVGVSINKLLDPTIPKMGLLAGNRLQNMIKSLLDSKKFDDCRIPFAAVTTDIETGQEVVHQHGDLTKIVRASCSWPGIFNPVEIDGRLLCDGGIKNSVPTKIARGLEDGYVIAVDVGFCVKQGKLDNIFQVILQSFQIMGEELNKYQADEGDMVIKVDLGNIDQVSFERSEEAIHRGMWAAEAKIDQIKKDLNL; from the coding sequence ATGTTTGATATTTTCAGGAAAGAAAAAAAAGTAATACTTGTGCTTGGCGGCGGATCCGCGCGGGGTGTAGCGCATATAGGCGTCCTTAAGGTCCTTGCGCGGGAAAAGATACAGATAAGCAGGATAGTGGGAACGAGTATGGGGGCCCTGATAGGCGCGGGTTACGCGACGGGTATAACACCGCAGGAGATGGAGAAGAAGGCCGTAGGCGTGTCGATAAACAAGCTGTTGGACCCGACGATCCCGAAAATGGGGTTATTGGCGGGCAACAGATTGCAGAATATGATCAAGTCGCTCCTGGACAGCAAAAAGTTCGACGATTGCAGGATCCCGTTCGCGGCCGTGACTACCGATATCGAGACCGGACAGGAGGTCGTCCATCAACACGGAGACCTGACAAAGATCGTGCGGGCCAGCTGCTCATGGCCCGGCATCTTTAATCCCGTCGAGATCGACGGGAGGCTTCTGTGCGACGGAGGCATTAAGAACAGCGTCCCGACCAAGATCGCCAGGGGGTTGGAAGACGGCTATGTGATCGCGGTCGACGTCGGCTTCTGCGTCAAGCAGGGTAAACTGGACAATATATTTCAGGTGATATTACAGTCATTCCAAATAATGGGAGAAGAACTTAACAAATACCAGGCGGATGAGGGCGATATGGTGATAAAGGTAGATCTCGGAAACATAGACCAGGTCAGCTTTGAACGCTCCGAAGAAGCTATACACAGGGGGATGTGGGCCGCGGAGGCAAAGATCGACCAGATAAAGAAAGACCTTAATCTATAA
- a CDS encoding TPM domain-containing protein: MKRLPAGRIVLILTFLLLGGLVYAEDIPGPQGRINDFAGVISHEYKDKIGALIAKVEAETTAETAVVTINSIAPYDEQTYARMIFDNWKIGKKGKDNGILLLIAVKERRWRIETGYGLEGILPDGLCGEIGRKYMVPYLKESRYGEGLYNGILALTRQMLSADKNISVGDLETTDDITDMPGKILMTVIVAIFFFVWNLPWPVFVGLPFTLIFAAAFFGNSPYLSLSVLLGYASSMLFRYGYWNRLPEHKRKNFFGAQTYGGRFTTGGYGRGVGGFGGGGFGGGGGGGGGAGGGF, encoded by the coding sequence ATGAAACGGCTACCGGCAGGGAGAATAGTGTTGATCCTGACCTTCCTTCTTTTGGGCGGTCTTGTCTACGCCGAAGATATTCCCGGACCGCAAGGGAGGATAAACGATTTTGCCGGTGTCATATCGCATGAATATAAGGACAAGATAGGCGCACTGATCGCCAAGGTCGAGGCGGAGACGACCGCAGAGACCGCCGTAGTTACAATAAATTCGATAGCGCCCTATGACGAACAGACCTATGCCAGGATGATCTTTGACAATTGGAAGATCGGGAAAAAAGGAAAAGATAACGGCATCCTCCTGCTCATAGCCGTCAAGGAGAGACGCTGGCGCATAGAAACCGGTTACGGTCTTGAGGGGATCTTGCCCGACGGGCTGTGCGGCGAGATAGGCAGGAAGTATATGGTCCCCTATCTGAAGGAAAGCCGTTACGGAGAGGGGCTATATAACGGCATTCTGGCGCTCACCCGTCAAATGCTATCGGCCGACAAAAATATCTCTGTAGGAGACCTTGAAACAACCGACGATATTACCGATATGCCGGGCAAGATCTTAATGACCGTCATTGTAGCGATATTTTTCTTTGTATGGAACCTTCCGTGGCCTGTTTTTGTGGGTCTGCCGTTCACGCTCATTTTCGCCGCGGCTTTCTTCGGTAATTCTCCATACCTTTCACTCTCTGTCTTGCTGGGCTACGCCTCTTCAATGCTGTTCCGGTACGGCTATTGGAACAGGCTGCCGGAACACAAGAGAAAGAACTTTTTTGGCGCGCAGACTTACGGAGGAAGATTTACCACCGGCGGTTACGGCCGCGGAGTAGGCGGATTCGGAGGCGGAGGCTTCGGTGGCGGCGGAGGCGGAGGTGGAGGAGCAGGCGGAGGATTTTAA
- the accB gene encoding acetyl-CoA carboxylase biotin carboxyl carrier protein, which yields MYIKEIKDMINLMNENNLTELEIEKEGVRIKLRKGSNGYDKAVEFVTQPIAAAEPKQQPLAAEKVEKKNVLEIKAPMVGTFYRAPSPEAPPYVNMGDIIEPGQVICIIEAMKLMNEIKSEVKGKIVDIQVDNAEPVEFGQVLFVIEPA from the coding sequence ATGTACATTAAAGAAATAAAAGATATGATCAACCTTATGAACGAGAACAACCTTACTGAACTGGAGATAGAAAAAGAGGGCGTGAGGATAAAACTCAGGAAGGGATCGAACGGCTACGATAAAGCGGTCGAGTTTGTGACGCAGCCGATCGCGGCGGCAGAGCCTAAACAGCAGCCTCTGGCCGCGGAAAAGGTCGAGAAGAAGAACGTGTTAGAGATAAAAGCGCCTATGGTCGGGACTTTTTACAGGGCGCCGTCCCCGGAAGCGCCGCCTTATGTCAATATGGGGGATATCATTGAGCCCGGGCAGGTGATATGCATCATCGAGGCAATGAAGCTCATGAACGAGATAAAGAGCGAGGTGAAGGGCAAGATAGTCGACATACAGGTCGATAATGCGGAGCCGGTCGAGTTCGGGCAAGTGTTGTTCGTGATAGAACCGGCGTAA
- a CDS encoding DNA recombination protein RmuC: MLFNIVLAVILAILGFAIFYLVIRLRDISSSLCKLNEKMPLTDEMRRQASDTMERLNERMGSLNQKALQINEVMNEVRGLRNLFVMPKGAGAAGERLLEKAIHDVLPSDSYQTQYRLSSGIVDFVVKFKEYIVPIDSKLSLEDFNKMVTAADEAEKRSYWKSFQAAVKKRIDETSKYILPGEKTTDFALMYIASEGVYYEAFVKNKQFGEDNSLIDYALKKRVYPTSPQTIYPYLMTILQGMKALKIEENAKEILGKVTGLRNDYERFKSIYNIIIGHIENAHSKHNNEAQGAIAKIEQHISSLEHKSR; this comes from the coding sequence ATGCTCTTCAACATAGTTCTTGCCGTCATCCTTGCGATACTCGGATTCGCGATATTCTATCTGGTTATACGCCTGCGCGACATCTCGTCCAGTCTCTGCAAACTTAATGAGAAGATGCCCCTGACGGATGAAATGAGGCGGCAAGCCTCAGATACAATGGAGCGGCTGAATGAGAGGATGGGAAGCCTTAACCAGAAGGCCTTGCAGATCAACGAAGTTATGAACGAGGTGAGGGGCTTAAGAAATCTATTTGTGATGCCGAAAGGCGCGGGAGCCGCGGGCGAAAGACTCCTGGAAAAGGCGATACACGACGTCCTGCCCAGCGACAGCTACCAGACCCAATACCGGTTAAGTTCCGGGATAGTCGATTTCGTCGTAAAGTTCAAGGAATATATAGTCCCGATAGATTCGAAATTGTCTCTCGAAGATTTCAATAAGATGGTGACGGCGGCCGATGAGGCCGAGAAGCGAAGCTATTGGAAATCTTTTCAGGCTGCGGTCAAGAAACGCATCGACGAGACCTCAAAGTACATATTGCCCGGCGAAAAGACGACCGACTTTGCCCTGATGTATATAGCGTCGGAAGGCGTATATTATGAGGCGTTCGTCAAGAATAAGCAATTCGGCGAAGATAACAGCCTCATAGACTACGCCTTAAAGAAACGCGTCTATCCTACGTCGCCTCAAACGATATATCCTTACCTGATGACCATATTGCAGGGGATGAAGGCCCTTAAGATAGAAGAGAACGCCAAAGAGATACTCGGCAAGGTCACGGGCCTGCGCAATGATTATGAGAGGTTTAAGTCGATCTACAACATAATAATAGGCCATATCGAGAACGCGCACTCGAAACATAACAATGAAGCCCAGGGCGCTATAGCCAAGATCGAGCAGCATATATCCAGCCTGGAGCACAAATCCCGCTAA